The nucleotide sequence AACTGGAGCTCCAGAGCACTGTCGAGCCCCAGACTGTCCTTGAGATGCCGCTGCCACCAGGCGGTGACGTGGGCGGCCAGTTCACGGCCGATCTCACCGGCCTCCTCCTCCGTGTGCGCCTCGCCAAGCCAGACGAAGGTGGAGTCGGTGTCACCGTAGATCACGGTGTAGCCGCGCGCTTCGATCAACGCCACCGTCTGCTGGATGATCTGATGGCCACGCCGTGTGATCGAGGAGGCCAGACGCGGGTCGAAGAATCGGCAACCGCGTGAGCCCAGCACGCCATAGAAGGCGTTCATGATGATCTTGAGCGCTTGCGTCAGCGGCACATCGCCTGCCGCCCGGGCGGCGTCCCGCGCCTGCCATATCTCCGCGACGATGGCGGGCAGACAATGCTTGTCACGCGAGAACCGCGCACCGAGAAACCCCGGGACGCTTTGGCCCAACGACACATCCTCCGACTCATGCAACCCTTCGATGAGCCCCAGCGGGTCGATCAGGAAGGTCCGGATGATGGAGGGATACAGGCTCTTGAAATCCAGCACCAGCACCGAGTCGTAGAGTCCGGGCAGGGAGTCCATCACGAAGCCGCCGGGACTGTCCTCCCCCACCACATCTCCCAGATTGGGCGCGACCTTGCCGAGTCGATGCAGGCGCGGCAGATAAAGGTGGGTGAAGGCCGCCACCGAGCCACCGCTGCGGTCGGCCTCAAGTCCGGTGACACTGGCCCGCGCCAGCAGAAATTCCATCAGCCGCGTCCGCTCGAAGATACGCGTGACCAGCTCGCAATCCTTGAGGTTGTAGCGCGCCAGCGACGGTTTGTCCTCGGCGAACATGCGCAGGATCTCGTCCAGACGGGAATAGGGATCATCGATGGCCTTGCCTTCCTGCAACAGCTCACGCGAGACATTCTCGAGGCTGAACGACTCGAAATGCCAGAATGCCGACTTGAGCGCCTCGATGCCGTCCACCACCCACCGGCCGGGAATCTCGGCGAAATAGTGCTCCGCCTGACGCGAATGCGCTCGCCACTGCATCGTGCTGCCATCGCGCCCCAGGCGCAGAGGCAGATTCTCGGCCTCCGAGAGCCGCACCAACATGCGCAGATCGAACTGGATGACATTCCAGCCGATGATGACGTCCGGATCGTGGCGTGCCACCCAGTCGATCAGGCACTGCAGCAATTCACGCCGGCTGTCCCGATACTCGAGCCCGAAATCGCATCGGGCAGTCGTCTCACCGTTCGCCGGGCCCAGCATGTAGACCTGACGCTGGCCGCAGCCTTCAAGCGCGATGGAATACAGATTGCCCCGGGCATCGGTCTCGATGTCCAGCGATGCCCAACGCAGGGGGGGACGGTAGCCGTCAAGCGGCATGAGGCGTGCATTGTGCAGACTGCCATCGGCGTGACGCTCACCACGCGCCGTGACGCCCGCCGTGATGAAGCGCTCCATCAGATAGCGATCAGGCGGACGGACATCCGCCTCATAGACGTCGACACCGATCGCTTTCAAACGACGTGCCAGCTGCCCCAACGTGCGGTATTCGCGACAGTAAAGCCCCACCACCGGTCGATGATGAAAGTCTTCCAGTGCCAACGGGCGCAACTCGGCCCCGGGCTGGAAGCGGACCAGAGTCTGCGCCAGCACCTGCTGTTCAGCTGGCAGGAAAGCGACCACCTCCTGGGGCTGAGTCTGGACTCGCATCCCGCCATCCTCGGTACGAATCCAGACGCTGATCACGACACCTTCCGGCGTATCCCGCCAGTGTCGCGTCATCACGAAGCCCTGATGAGCCGTGGTGGGAGTCGCTTTCACGCCTGTGTCCGGCTCGAGGTCATCCTGGCGAGTGGACGGTTGGGGGGAACCTGACGATACGGCCTCTGGCACTGCAATACCCTTACGTTGAATATACGAATGCCGAGCGGGATGAGATCAAGACGCGACTGCATCCCCATACGTTAAGATGAATTCAGTAACGTGCAACAGCCGTCGCGACGCCACTGCTTGATGACGGTAACGTCCGTGCCTTCCCAGCGATGTGAATGACGACTGCGGCAAGGAATGCCCCTCCCAAGATACCGGCACGACTCAAGGAGCATGCGTCATGCAACGCTTTGAGATGATTCAAACCCTGCTGGGCCAGATGCTTGGCCAGATCGACGATATCATCTTGCTTGCGGATGATCAGCGACACATCACCTACATGAACGACAGCGCGGTAAAGGCATTCGGCTATCCGCGTGACGTGCTGATCGGCCAGCAGACACGCATACTGTATGCCTCCAACGATGAATTCGAGCGCCAGGGCACGAGACAATTCCGAACCGATGCCCTGCCCCCCAGGGAGGGGCGGGTCATTCGCTATCGACGTCAGGATGGCAGCTTCTTCTATGGCGAGACACTCGGCGGCCCCATCAAGGACCCGTCCAGCGACAACACCTTCATGTTCGGCCTGATCCGCGATGTCTCTCGTCGCGTGACAGCAGAGCACACCCTGCACCGACTCCACGCCATCACCTCTTCTCGCCAGCTGTCCTTCAATGATCGCATTGATGAACTCCTGAAACTGGGATGTGCCCACTTTGGCCTGCCCATCGGTATCTTCAGCCGCATCACGGATGGTGATTACGTCGTCCAGCGTGCCTGCCATCCGGAAGACCTGCTGGCACCGGGACTGAGTTTCTCTCTCAGCGATACCTACTGTGATCACGTCTACAAGGCCGATAGCGTACAAGCCTTCCACCATGTGGCAAGCAGCGAGATCAGAAACCATCCCTGCTACTCCAACTTCAATCTGGAAGCCTACATCGGCGCGCCGGTGATCGTGGATGGAGAACGCTACGGTACCTTCAACTTCTCGAGCCCCGATCCGGTGAAACCCTTCACTTCGCAGGATATCGAGCTGGTGCGTCTCATCGCACTGTGGGCCGGACATGAAGTCGCGCGTGCCAATGACATCAATGCTCTGAAGGAAGCCCATCAGGCGCTCGAGAAGGTCGCGATCACTGACCCGCTGACCGGCCTTTACAACCGACGTCATGCTCAGAAAGTGCTGGAGGAGAGCATCACCGCGCTGTCGACTTCCCAGGTCGACCAACCATTGTGCGTCGCATTGCTGGACTTCGATCACTTCAAGAAGATCAACGACAACTACGGCCATGACGCCGGTGACCTTGCCTTGCAGCAGCTGGGTGTCCTCGCCGAGGACATTCTGCTGCCCGGGGATACTCTCGCCCGCTGGGGAGGTGAGGAATTTCTGGCCATCCTGCCCAATTCACTGCTCAGCGACTCTGCCACACGCATCAATACGCTGCGTCAGCGCATGAAGGACAGTGTCGTGGAGCACGCTGGACAACGCCTGCCACTGTCATTGAGCATCGGACTTACCTGTCTTGCACCCAGCGAGCGTGCCACGCGCGAGCAGCTCATCGCTCGCGCGGACGAGGCCATGTACGCCGCCAAGGAAGATGGGCGGAACTGCCTCAGAATGGTGTGACAGAACGTCTTGCTGCCTGCCTTCACGCCATACGGGCCCGAGATTACACTCGGGCCTCTTGTTTCCCGCCAACCGCCCTCCCCCTGATGACCCGCGAGCGATCGAGCGGGGATTGGCTGACGCCTCGCACTCTGCCAGCGAACAGGCTAATGTCATGGGGTTCGACTCGATGCCAAGCCACCCGACGCCTTCATTGCCAGAGCGTTCATGTCATCACACGACTCCCATGCCTCCTCTCCTGATTCCCGCAGCGCCGTCGGCCTGGCGGAAGATGGCGTTCTGTCAGCGCAGCCCACCGGCATCGCGCCCCTGACGGCAGCGCTCGCCTCGCCGACTCAGCACGAGCGCCACCAACTGGGCATCTTCCTGCTGCCGGGCTTCGCGATGGTCGCGCTGTTCTCGATGATCGAACCGCTGCGCATCGCCAATCGCCTGCGCGGGACACGCCTGTATCAGTGGACACTCGCCAGTCAGGATGGCGCACCGGTCAAGGCCTCCAACGGCATGGTCCTGCCGGTGGACACGGCACGTGACGAGCTCCCCTCGGTGGACAAGCTGGTCGTATGTACCAGCTTTGCCCCGGAAGCCTATCTGGAAGATCGCACTCTCCAATGGCTTGAGCAGCGCTCCCGCAGCGGCTGCCAGCTCGGGGGCGTGGACACCGGCTGCTTCGTGCTGGCACGTGCAGGCCTGCTGACGGGCAAGACGGTCACATTGCACTGGGAGAGCCTGCCGGAATTCACCCAACGCTTCGATGAGGTGGATGCCGTGGAGTCTCTCTATGAAATCAGTGATGACGGTTTCTTCTGCGCCGGAGGCAGCGCCCCGCTGGACATGAGTCTGGAGCTGATCCGCCGCCAGCATGGCCAGACGCTCTATCAGGCGGTACGCGAACAGTTGATTCTCGATCAGGGACGACTGCCCGCCAGCCGGCAGCGCGGCCTCAGTCAACAATCGGCAGACCTGGCAGATCCGCTGCTCAGACGTGCCATCACGCGCATGGAAAACACCCTGGAGGCGCCACTCAGCATCGAGGCACTGGCCGAGGAGCTCGGGCTCTCATGGCGTCAGCTGGAGCGGCGCTTCCAGCAAGGGCTGGGATGCACGCCTCAGGCCTATCAGGGAGAACGTCGCCTGCTGCATGCGCGCACTCTGCTTCATGACACCCGCCACGGCATCACCGATATCGCCCTGGCCTGCGGATTCACATCGCACTCGAGCTTCACCCGCGCCTTTCGTCGCCGCTTCGGGATCACCCCGACACAGGCACGACGCCAGCCACCGCGTCCCGTCTCATGAGCTGACACGCCACGCGCCCACCAGATGTCGAATTGGGCACAGATGGTGTCGAATTGAGCACAGAAGACACCTACATGGACTGCCATTCTGTCGGGGAACTGATCACCGACAGAAGGAAGGACTCTCCATGGCGCTCCCGATGACACCCGACTACGACAGCTGGCCGATTGACGAGACTCTCGTGAAGGTCACCCACGAAGCGCGCTATCTCAGCGTGAGCTGGAGCGACGGACGCGTCAGTCGTTTCCACAGTGTCTGGTTGCGCGAGAACGCCGCGGATGACACCACCATCAATCCAGCGACACGCGAACGCATACTGGATCTCTCCCAGCTGCCAGCATGGCCGGAGATCGCCAAGGCCAGCATCGATGAGGACGGTGCGCTCAGCGTGCTGTTCACGCCGGAAGACCGCCGCCTGCGCTTCCACCCGGGCTTCCTGCGTGCCAATGATTACGACAACCAGAGTGTCTTGCCGCCAGAACTGCCGCCGCTTGCTCTCTGGCATGGTGAACAGCTGGAACAGCCCCCGACCATCGACGCCGCCCGCCTGGCCAGTGCCGAGCATGGCAGCCAGCAGGAGTCCGAGATCCTCAATCCGGCCCTGCACGAGCTGCTCGGCAAGGGACTGGTGCGTCTGCGTAATCTGCCGGCGGAGTCCGGCGCCCTGGAGAAGGTCGCCGAGCGCATCGGCTCGATCCGCACCACCAACTTCGGTCACCTCTTCAATGTCCGCGCGATCCAGAACCCGGACTCCAACGCCTACACCTCCATCGCGCTGCCACCGCATGTAGACTTGCCGACCCGGGAATACCAGCCGGGCCTGCAGTGTCTGCATTGCATCGAGAACAGCGTGGAAGGCGGCATGGCGGTGATGATGGATGGCTTCGCCATCGCCACGGCACTGAAGGAAGAACACCCAGAGGCCTATGAGACCCTCATCACGGTGCACTGGCGTTACGCCAATACCTCGCGCAATACCGATCACGTCTGGCATTCACCAATGATCGTGCTGGGCCAGGCGGGAGAGCTGCTGGAAGTGCGGATCGCCGACTTCCTGCGGGGCCCGATGATGGCACCGTTCGAGCAGACCGAAATCGCCTACGACGCCCTGATGACACTGCAGCGCATGCTGCGTGAGCCGCGCTCCGCCCTGCGCTTCACCTACGCGCCAGGTGACCTTGTCATCTTCGACAATCGCCGCCTGCTGCACGCCCGCGATGCCTTCGAAGGCGACAGCGGCAGCCGCTGGCTGCAGGGCTGCTACCTGGAGCGTGACGAGGTGCGCTCTCGCTACCGCATGCTCAAGCGTGCCGAGCGCGCGGAGCGGGTCGAGGCAACGCCTACGGTCTGATACTCGAACATCAAGATGGCGTAAAGAAATGGCAGCCCCGAAAGTTTCCATACAAGCCTGGGGCTGCCCAGTATCGCACGCGATTTCAATGTTGATGCTCCTGATCATGCGCGGCGTGAGAATGACCATCTGCATCACCGTTGCTTTTCAGACCATGACTTTCCTGAGCAGGGCTTTCCTGCAAAGCATCATGATGCCCATCATCATGGGGTAACTCTCCAACCCCATCAGCATGGTGCGATGACTGCGATAGCGTAGTCTCACCTCCGCCATGTTGATGACCATCACTTGCTGCCACAAGGGCCGTATAACGCGCAGCACTCATGTCAGGAAGTTCTTCCATGAAAGCGACCATCTGCCAGATGTACTCATCCTGCATGCTCTGCCCCCATGCCGGCATTCCGCTGGCTTTTATCCCATGCTTGATGACCCAGAAACGCTCATGAGGCTCACCGCTCATGGTAGATGCTGCGAAATTCGGGGGACTGGGATAAAGCCCCCTACTGAGTTCTGTCTCTGACATACCAGGTGCCAGATGGCAGGAGGCGCACATCGAGGCATAATTGCCTGCACCGGCGACAATCATGGCTTCATCATCAAGCAGGGGAGCCTGGATAGCACTGGAGTGGAACTCGATGGAGCGATCACGCGCCGTTTCAAATACTTCGTACACCCAACCCCAGTGCGGGTCATCCGCGGCCACACTGATGACCCCGGAATAAACCGCCCCCGCACCAAGAGTTGCCAGCATCATCAACGTCAGCCACATTCCCCATAGCATTTTTTTCATGTCATATCCCTTGGTCAAGCAAGCATATTCAATGAACAGATCGTCTGACACCATGCAGACAATGGGGCCTTGCCTCGTCATGCTTCCTGAAATTCAGGAAAGGCGCAGTATCCAATCATGAGCAGGTCTTCACGAATGCCACGAATGCTGGTCACCGTCGCGGAGGCGTAACCTGATGACTGAACACCGCCGCCAGCGTGCTTCAGAACATCATGCGGATCCCAATCACGATACCCGTATCTTCTACCGTCTCGCTTTCCTCACGCCGCATATCAGCAGTTTCGCCATACTCCCGCTGCCAATACATACCTACATAAGGAGCTACTCTACGAGTCACCTCATAGCGAGCACGCAAGCCGATTCGCACAGAATTGAGACCCGATCCGATAGCCTGTTGTCTGGATTCATTGGCAGCAAGGACGATTTCACTACGTGGCTGTAGATACCAGCGCTGCGTCAGGCGTATATCATGTTCAAGTTCCAGACTGGCAGTGACGATGCCTCCCTCTCGATATTGGACTGCTGCATCCGTCTCGATTCTGTAGGGTGCAGTCCCTTGAAGCCCGAAGACCCCATACACGCTTTCATCATGATCATCACTGAGTACGCCGCCCTGATAGCCACCTCCAATCTGAAACTCCCAGAAATCGGCAATCAGGCGACTATAAAGAAGCTCAAGTGACTCAAACTCGGCGTCTTCGCCATCGCCCTGGGTATTTTCCCCTTCTGACTTGAGATAGACACGATGGGTATCTCCGCCATACCAGGCCTGAAAATCCCATACCAGTGAGTCCTCGCCCTTATTCGGAAGGCTATATTCCAGGCGATCGAATGCTGCACTCCACTGGAGATGTTCTGCCATGGGTGATGGCCATGACTGCGGGGCATCATAGCCATCCTGAGCGAACGCTTGAGAGACACCAGCACTGGAGAACAGAAACGCCGTCACGCTGGCAAGACGAAATGAATGATGACTGATTGACATGATGACTCCTCAAGAAACCTTTACGACACGGAACATACCTGCGTCCATGTGATACAGAAGATGGCAATGGAAAGCCCAGCTACCTTCTGCATCTGCAGTGATCAACGCTGACACTCGCTCACCCGGTTTGACATTCAAGGTATGTTTGCGAGGAATCAGATCTCCTTGACCATTCTCCAACTCCATCCACATGCCGTGCAGGTGTATGGGATGTTCCATCATGGTGTCATTGATCAGGATGAGCCGAAGTCGCTCATCTTTCTTGAAGTGAATCGGGCCATTGACTTCACTGAACTTCTTGCCATCGAAGGACCACATATAGCGCTCCATGTTGCCGGTCAGATGCAGCTCCATCTCGCGCGTGGGGCCACGTCTGTCCGGCCAGGGCGCATGGGCCTTGAGGTCCTGATAGACCAATACACGACGCAGCGATTGATCCAGACCGATGCCTGCCTGGTCGTAACGAGCCCCCTGCTGAACAGCACCCGCCATCAGCATGCCATCCTTGGCTACATCGGCTTGCAGGCCCGTCATCTTCGAATGATCCATGCCTGCCATCTGCGAATGGTCCATACCGGCCATCTTCGAATGATCCATACCTGCCATCTGCGAATGGTCCATGCCTGCCATCTTCGAATGTTCCATACCTGCCATCTGCGAATGGTCCATGCCGGCCATCTGCGAATGATCCATACCCGCATGAGCGCCCATGGCCTCCATCCCGCGATCAGCGATCTGTCGTCGTTCAGGTACGGGCGCCTCCATCCCGGGGCGAGGTGCCAGCGTGGCTCGCGCGTAGCCACTGCGGTCCATGGCTTCGGCGAAGATGGTGTACGCCTTGTCGTCTTCCGGTGTCACCAGCACATCGTAGGCTTCCGCCACGGCAATGCGGAACTCATCCACTTCTACCGGTTGCACTGGCTGGCCATCTGCAGCGACCACGGTCATCTTCAAACCTGGAATACGTAAATCGAAGTAACTCATTGCCGAGCCATTGACGACACGCAGACGTACGGTTTCCCCACGCTTGAAGAGCGCGGTCCAATTTTCCTCAGGCGATTGACCATTGAGTAGATACGTATAGGTGCTGCCGGTGACATCCGCGATATCCCGCGAACTCATGCGCATCTCAGCCCACATGCTGCGTGCCTCGATCGTCTCTACCAGCCCTCTACGCCGCACATCCGCAAAGAAATCAGCGACAGTCCGCTCCTGGAAGTTGTAATACCCCTCCATGGTCTTGAGATTGCGAAAGACTGTCTTGGGATCTTCAAACGTCCAGTCAGTGAGCAGCAGGACATGCTCACGATCATATGTGAAGGCTTCGGGAGTCGCTGAATCGATGATCAGGGGCCCAGCATGGCCTTCCTGCTCCTGAAGGCCTGAATGGCTGTGATACCAGTAGGTACCGCTCTGCGTGACAGGAAACCGATAGGTAAAGGTCTCGCCTGGTGCGATTCCCGCGAAGCTGATACCCGGCACGCCGTCCATTTCCGGGGGAAGTATGATGCCATGCCAATGGATGGAGGTCGGCTCATCCATCAGGTTCGTCACCTTGATGACAGCATCCTGCCCCTCTTTCAAACGCACCATGGGGCCCGGGCTGCTGCCATTGATCGTGATGGGACGCGCGAACTGCCCGTCGATGTCGAAATCTTCACGACGAATGACAAGCGAGACTTCGGGGCCATGCACAACCCCTTGGGAATACGTTGATGTTCGCCCCCAGGGATTGGCCCAGGCAGGTGCCACCCCAAGTGCCATTGTGCCAAGCCCCAGGGCAGAACCTCCCTTCAGCAATTGACGACGAGATACAGAGAAATCAGACGTTCCTGATGCCATGGCCATTGTTGCCCCCGGGTCATGAATGATAAGTCATGACATGGATGAAGCCACGGCAAGCTGAAACGAACCTGAATGAAGAGACTATTTACGTGTTGGCAGATGCACGTTGACTCTCAATCCCCCTGCTGCTCCTGATGAGTAGCTCACGCAACCCGCGTATTGCTTGACGAGATGCGAAAGAATGGAGAGCCCCAACCCATAACCTGGGTAAGTTTCGTCCTGTCGCCATCCACGCTCGCCAAGATGGGCCAGTTGTTCCTGCGGCACCCCAGGACCATCATCCTCAATACAGAGTACGACCTGGTCACTCTCTACCGTCACTCGGCATTGCACCTGATTGACAGACCACTTGCCCGCATTATCCAGCAATATCCCGAGCATTTCGGTGAAATCCTGTGTCTCGACATTCACCCAGCTATCCGCATGCTCATTAGATACGCCCAGACACTCCAGCAAGAAGGTGCGCTGCGGATAGAGTCCCTGGAACATCTCGATCAATCGCCCGGCCTCTTCAGCAGGGCGCGTGGTCTGGCCCGCACGTGGGCCAGCAATACGGGCTCGCCTGAGTTCGGCCTCCAGCTGGGAGTGTATCGCTTCGACACGTTGCAGCATCTTGCCACGACGTACCTCATTGATCGGGCGTGTGCCCCGCAACACCTGCGTCAATGCCGCCAGAGGTGTCTTTAGAGCATGGGACAGGTTGGCGACGGACTCTCGTGAGCGAGTCAGACGGCGATCAAATTCATCCAGCAGCTTATTGAGCTGTGACACCAGCGTATCCAGCTCCGACGGCACCGTGAGGACAATCCGCTTTCGATGGCCGGTTTGGAGTTCACTCAACTGGTGACGCAAGCCACTCAAGGGCTTGAGACCCCGTCTTACCGCCAGCAGATTGAGTGACACGAGAATTCCCCACAACAACAAGGCGCTGGCACCAATCCACCAATGAACTCGGGTCAAGCCCTTCTCCACTGGCGAGAAATTCTCGGCAATCAACAATTGCACCCGTTGCCCGCGCAGATCAAAGCCATAACGATAGGCCAACATAGGCTGCTGCTGCAGCTGATGCATGAACAACGCATCCCCCTTGCCCTCAAGCAAAGGAAGCATCTCCATCGGCATGGCAGGAAGCGAAGTACTGACCTCGTTCCCGACTCGCAACACATAGAAATGATGAAAGCTCAGAGACTCCTCGCGTGCCGCCACCATGAGCTGGGCAACAGGACGCTCATCTTTCTTGAGCAAGGTGACGATGTGAGATGCCTCATCCTTGAGACGCTCACCAAGAAAATCCTTCGCCAGCTCGTGCAGAAAGACCCCATGCAGATACCAGGCAAACAACACTACAGCGAGGGATGCCCCTCCCAGGCGTGTCAGCAGACGAAAACGAAGGCTACGACGATCGATGTGAAACAAGCAGGTACCCCTGTCCGCGACGGGTCTGTATCAAGTCCTTGCCCACGCGGCGGCGAAGACGAGCGATATAGACTTCCACCAGATTGGGTGCAGCGGCATCCTGCTCCAGTGCATAGAGCTGATCCAGCAACTGCACTTTGGAATGCACTCTGTCTGGATGATGCATGAGGTAGCGCAGCAAACGGAATTCGGTAGCCGTCAAGGTCGACCAATCCTCGCCGTCGCAACGGACACGTTGCGACTCCTCATCCAGCTGAATCCCGCTGACCTCAAGATACGTATGGCCTCCCCCTTGGCGACGCCGAAGCAGCGCATGAAGTCGCGCCAGCAACTCGGCTTCATGAAATGGCTTGGTCAGATAATCATCTGCCCCGCTGCGCAACCCCACAACCTTGTCCTCCCAGGTATCACGTGCCGTAAGAATCAGCACGGGAATATCCACGTGAGACTGTCGCCAGCGTTTCAGCAACTCCAACCCCGAACCATCCGGAAGCCCGAGATCCAGAACGACCAATGCATACTGTTCCGTCGCCATGAAAGCCTGTGCTTCATGCAGACTCGTGGAGACATCCAGTCGATAGCCATTATCTTCCAGTAGTTCAGCGAGGCTTTCTGCCAGCAGGTCATCATCCTCAAGCAACAACAGCTTCATGCCTACCCTCCTTTATCCCACTGACCTTCACTGAACACCGCTCCCATGGCAAGCGCAACATCTGCAGAAAAGCCCCCCATCCTGCAGGTATATGCTGAGTGCTGGCTGAAAAGCGCCAGCCACGGCAATGACAGGCACCGGACACTACACCATTGCCTCCAGAAAGCACCTCTCTGATGTCCAAGTCAGCCGACACTTGCCAGCTCATCAGCGGATGAATCTTCCAGGGGGGCCTGCAACACCCTCAGGTGACACCTGAGATACTGGGCAGAGCCTCTCTGTCACGGTAGCCTTGCACGCTTGTCAGGCAGGTCATGCATCATGTCGACTGTCTTGCCTGAGCCCCCATTCCCTCTCTTTATTGGCTATCTGCACAGGATGCCCGCAATGCCCGCCAATTCCGCCGATATTCCCTACCTCGCAAGCCTGCTTGACGGCCTCGCGCAGTATTTCCCGCTCTCGCTGCCCATCGTCATCGCGTTGATCCTGCTGGCTGCTGCCACCTCCGCGCTGTCTGCGGCTGTCGGGGTCGGCGGTGGAACGTTGCTGATCATGATCATGGCGCAGTTGATGCCTGCTACCGCCTTGATTCCGGTGCATGGCATGGTGCAGCTGGGTTCCAACGGCGGGCGCATGGCGATGACCTGGCGCCATATCGACATGCGCCGGCTGCTGGCCTTTCTGCCGGGTGTGGCGCTGGGTGCGCTGGTCGCGGCCTGGGTGTTGATCCGCTTGCCTGAGGGGGTGCTGGAGCTTTCCATCGCGCTGTTCGTGCTGTTCACCTGCTGGGGGCCGCCGCTGCCCAAGCGGGCATTGAGCCGCACAGGCACCTTGATCGCCGGTGCCATCACGACGTTTCTTTCGAGTCTGATCGGGGCCAGCGGCCCACTGGTCGCGAGCTTCATCAAGCAAGGCGGCGGCGAGCGTCACACCAAGGTGGCGACCTTCGCGGCCTGCATGGTCGCGCAGCACCTCACCAAGGCCTTCATCTTCGGCATGGCAGGGTTTCTCTTCCATGAGTGGTTGCCCCTGATCGTGCTGATGATCGGTGCGGGCCTGATCGGTACCCGCCTCGGACTGCGTTTTCTGGATCGTGTCTCAAACCGGCACTTCGATGGCCTGTTCAAATGGGCGCTGTCATTGCTGGCACTCAGGCTTGCCTGGCTGGGTAGCGTCTCTCTGATCAGTCATTGATCCGCCACCAGGCGGAACTCGGGGTGCGACATTATTGCGGGGGACACCACAGTGCTGGCTGAGGTAACGTGCCCCTTCTGCAAGTGCATACCTCTGGCCAGAGGGTGTGAATCCCCATGGCTGGACCATGCACAAGTCAACGCGACCGAAGTCCAGAGGACATCAAGATGACGCATGCAAAACATTGGCTCACCACACTCGTCGCTGGCAGCCTGCTGTTCAGTGGCCAGGCATTCGCTCACGCCCATGTCAGCAGTGCCAATCCCGCGGACGGCGCCAGAATCGCCTCGCCGACTAGCATCAGCCTCACCTTCAGCGAAGGGCTGGAGTTGCCCTTCAGTGGCCTGGGTCTCAGCAGAGTCGATGGCAACCCCGTCTCCCTGGGGGATGCCACTCTCGACAATGGCGGCAAGACGTTGAACGCTCCGGTCAGCAAGACGCTCGAGGCAGGAAAATATGCCGTCAAATGGCATGTGCTTTCCACCGATGGTCACAAGACCGAAGGCCAGTATCAGTTCACCGTCACGCCGTGATCGGCCCCGATAACGCCCTTGCCGCGAGCCGCTTCGTCCTTGACGGAGCGGTCGTGTTCCTTTGGGGCGTCAGCGGATTCCTGCTGACATCGTCGTCGCGCGAGCTGCGCCTCTGGCTTGAGGAGCGCTGGTCGGGGGCCTTGCGCCTGGCACTGGCATTGGCCGTGATCGCCACTGCCTTCCAACTGCCACTCCAGACTGCCATCATCGGGGCTGGCTGGGGAGATCTCTCCAATGTCTCCCTGGCATGGAGCGTCATGACCCAGACG is from Cobetia marina and encodes:
- the copC gene encoding copper homeostasis periplasmic binding protein CopC, whose translation is MTHAKHWLTTLVAGSLLFSGQAFAHAHVSSANPADGARIASPTSISLTFSEGLELPFSGLGLSRVDGNPVSLGDATLDNGGKTLNAPVSKTLEAGKYAVKWHVLSTDGHKTEGQYQFTVTP